One Streptomyces sp. R28 DNA window includes the following coding sequences:
- a CDS encoding ABATE domain-containing protein: MPPAPGAEQYPALALVNSVIAVPGGQFVDLIGTPAAANRWLSDRGLAPVDADLRDMCAAQLRSLREQIRALFASRVEALPALPAALAAVNDALTRVPTAPLLQWDEKNGPYRAAPHPTTEIVDHALATLAADAADLLTSPDAERLTACGSPPCNRYLLRHGRRHWCCTRCGDRARAARAYARRTQSPTD, encoded by the coding sequence CTGCCGCCCGCGCCGGGCGCGGAGCAGTACCCGGCGCTCGCTCTCGTCAACAGCGTCATCGCGGTGCCGGGCGGGCAGTTCGTCGACCTCATCGGCACCCCGGCCGCGGCGAACCGGTGGCTCTCCGACCGTGGCCTGGCTCCGGTCGACGCCGACCTGCGGGACATGTGTGCCGCACAGCTGCGCTCACTGCGGGAACAGATCCGGGCGCTGTTCGCCTCACGGGTCGAGGCGCTGCCCGCGCTCCCCGCCGCCCTGGCCGCCGTGAACGACGCGCTGACCAGGGTTCCCACGGCCCCGCTCCTCCAGTGGGACGAGAAGAACGGCCCCTACCGCGCGGCCCCGCACCCCACCACCGAGATCGTCGACCACGCCCTGGCGACCCTCGCCGCCGACGCCGCCGACCTGCTCACGTCCCCCGACGCCGAACGCCTCACGGCCTGCGGCTCCCCGCCCTGCAACCGCTACCTGCTCCGGCACGGCCGCCGCCACTGGTGCTGCACCCGCTGCGGCGACCGCGCCCGTGCGGCCCGCGCCTACGCCCGCCGCACGCAGTCCCCGACAGACTGA
- a CDS encoding molybdopterin-binding protein, producing MQAYTIGQAARLLGVSPDTARRWADAGRVATHRDEGGRRLIDGKDLAAFSVELAKGGSGEEDSSYTSVRNAFPGIVTAIKLGDVAAQVEIQAGPHRLVSLLTREAVEELGLEIGMEATARVKSTNVHIDRV from the coding sequence ATGCAGGCATACACGATCGGCCAGGCGGCGCGACTGCTCGGCGTGAGTCCGGACACCGCGCGGCGATGGGCGGACGCGGGCCGGGTGGCGACCCACCGCGACGAGGGCGGCAGGCGGCTCATCGACGGGAAGGACCTGGCCGCCTTCTCCGTGGAGCTCGCCAAGGGCGGGAGCGGGGAGGAGGACTCCTCCTACACCTCGGTCCGCAACGCGTTCCCCGGCATCGTCACCGCGATCAAGCTCGGTGACGTGGCGGCGCAGGTGGAGATCCAGGCCGGGCCGCACCGGCTGGTGTCGCTGCTCACGCGGGAGGCCGTGGAGGAGCTGGGGCTGGAGATCGGCATGGAGGCCACCGCCCGGGTGAAGTCGACGAACGTGCACATCGACCGCGTCTGA
- a CDS encoding TetR/AcrR family transcriptional regulator — protein MTKPSPTARDRIIAGAADMISRRGLNATSIRETAKHARAPLGSTYHYFPDGKQQLATEAVRHTGAWVARSLRKELEAGPVAGLRAFLGLWRKIVVDSDFRAGCPVLAVAIEEPPADETPTALTAAAEVFDEWEKLLAASLREHGAEPEQAAQLATLVVAAVEGAVAMCRAKRSIQPLDRTAEQLQALILTTIKD, from the coding sequence GTGACCAAGCCCAGCCCGACGGCGCGCGATCGGATCATCGCCGGTGCGGCCGACATGATCAGTCGGCGCGGCCTGAACGCGACGAGCATCCGCGAGACGGCCAAACACGCCAGGGCGCCGCTCGGCTCGACGTACCACTACTTCCCGGACGGCAAGCAGCAGTTGGCCACCGAGGCCGTCCGCCACACGGGCGCGTGGGTCGCCCGGAGCCTGCGCAAGGAACTCGAAGCCGGGCCGGTCGCCGGGTTGCGCGCGTTCCTCGGGCTGTGGCGCAAGATCGTCGTCGACAGCGACTTCCGGGCCGGCTGCCCGGTCCTCGCCGTCGCGATCGAGGAGCCCCCCGCCGACGAGACGCCGACCGCTCTGACGGCCGCCGCCGAGGTCTTCGACGAGTGGGAGAAGCTGCTGGCCGCCTCGTTGCGCGAGCACGGCGCCGAGCCCGAGCAGGCCGCCCAGCTCGCGACGCTCGTCGTCGCGGCAGTCGAGGGGGCCGTGGCCATGTGCCGCGCCAAGCGCAGCATCCAGCCCCTCGACCGGACCGCCGAGCAACTGCAGGCACTCATCCTCACCACGATCAAGGACTGA
- a CDS encoding PaaI family thioesterase, whose amino-acid sequence MHTSLTDPAPAEPTSPTPEELEHQKAAITRLGDELRALMEATVRTAASPDTLHRVADGVRHITGQLTGRRRARAEIPEVDEFPGGARMYSPVTGPGSPLAPPLHITPDADGLVGHCTLGIAHEGPPGYGHGGMSAMLLDELMGRACAAAGTAGLTGSLQMRYHRPVPLETPLRVLARITGTDDRKVFVSGSITTGADPDAPLVTADGVFVTPDPDRARALFPGLRPQG is encoded by the coding sequence ATGCACACCTCTCTGACCGACCCGGCGCCCGCCGAACCCACCTCACCGACGCCCGAGGAACTGGAACACCAGAAGGCGGCCATCACCCGCCTCGGCGACGAACTGCGCGCTCTCATGGAAGCCACCGTCCGCACCGCCGCCTCCCCCGACACCCTCCACCGCGTGGCGGACGGCGTCCGTCACATCACCGGTCAGCTGACGGGGCGACGGCGCGCACGGGCGGAGATCCCGGAGGTGGACGAATTCCCCGGGGGCGCACGGATGTACAGCCCCGTCACCGGCCCCGGCAGCCCGCTTGCCCCGCCCCTCCACATCACACCCGACGCCGACGGCCTGGTGGGCCACTGCACCCTCGGCATCGCCCACGAAGGCCCGCCCGGCTACGGTCACGGCGGCATGAGCGCCATGCTCCTGGACGAACTCATGGGCCGCGCCTGCGCGGCAGCCGGAACGGCCGGCCTGACCGGCTCCCTGCAGATGCGCTACCACCGCCCGGTCCCGCTGGAGACACCCCTGCGAGTGCTGGCCCGCATCACCGGCACGGACGACCGCAAGGTCTTCGTGAGCGGGTCGATCACCACCGGGGCGGACCCGGACGCACCCCTCGTCACGGCCGACGGGGTCTTCGTCACCCCCGACCCCGACCGCGCTCGCGCCCTGTTCCCGGGGCTGCGTCCGCAGGGGTGA
- the modB gene encoding molybdate ABC transporter permease subunit, producing the protein MTSPSSPDKAGAADTLTGGPRRRRVRVRGGAPLPLLLPALIGLAFLALPLVALLIRAPWRSMPDLLTSTEVWQALQLSLVCATAATAVSLVIGVPLAWLLARVEFPGRGVVRALVTLPLVLPPVVGGVALLMALGRNGVIGKWLDAWFGITLPFTTAGVVVAEAFVAMPFLVISVEGTLRAADPRYEEAATTLGASRFTAFRRVTLPLIAPGIAAGAVLAWARALGEFGATITFAGNFPGRTQTMPLAVYLALQSDPEAAIALSLVLLAVSVAVLAGLRDRWMTAS; encoded by the coding sequence GTGACGTCCCCGTCCTCCCCGGACAAGGCCGGCGCCGCGGACACCCTGACCGGTGGCCCGCGCCGCCGCCGCGTACGCGTCCGCGGGGGCGCCCCGCTGCCCCTTCTCCTGCCCGCGCTGATCGGCCTGGCCTTCCTGGCCCTCCCGCTCGTCGCGCTGCTGATCAGGGCCCCGTGGCGGAGCATGCCCGACCTGCTGACCAGCACGGAGGTGTGGCAGGCACTGCAGTTGTCGCTGGTCTGCGCGACGGCGGCGACCGCGGTGAGCCTGGTGATCGGGGTGCCGCTGGCCTGGCTGCTGGCCCGGGTCGAGTTCCCGGGGCGAGGTGTCGTACGGGCCCTCGTCACCCTCCCGCTCGTCCTGCCGCCGGTGGTGGGCGGTGTGGCGCTGCTGATGGCGCTCGGCCGCAACGGCGTCATCGGAAAGTGGCTGGACGCATGGTTCGGGATCACCCTGCCCTTCACCACCGCCGGGGTGGTGGTCGCGGAGGCGTTCGTCGCCATGCCGTTCCTCGTGATCAGTGTGGAGGGCACCCTGCGGGCCGCCGACCCCCGCTACGAGGAGGCCGCCACCACCCTGGGCGCCTCCCGCTTCACCGCGTTCCGCCGGGTCACGCTGCCGCTCATCGCCCCCGGCATCGCGGCCGGGGCCGTACTGGCCTGGGCCCGTGCGCTCGGCGAGTTCGGCGCGACCATCACATTCGCCGGCAACTTCCCCGGGCGTACGCAGACCATGCCGCTCGCCGTCTACCTGGCGTTGCAGAGCGACCCGGAGGCCGCGATCGCCCTCAGCCTCGTCCTGCTGGCCGTGTCCGTCGCGGTCCTCGCGGGACTGCGTGATCGCTGGATGACCGCCTCATGA
- a CDS encoding ABC transporter ATP-binding protein: protein MTDIAKTAQDTVGAPGRTGEGLDARLVVERGSFHLDVALSAAPGDVVALLGPNGAGKTTALRALAGLVPLTDGHLRLDGAELDRTRPESRPVGVVFQDYLLFPHLTALDNVAFGPRCHGATKAQARAQAAEWLERMGLAGHAGAKPRRLSGGQAQRVALARALATHPRLLLLDEPLAALDARTRLDVRAQLRHHLADFEAVAVLVTHDPLDAMVLADHLVVIEDGRIVQEGTPADIARHPRTDYIAHLVGLNLYRGQAEGHTVRVDGATEVSVTTTEALTGPAFVAFPPSAVTLHRDRPTGSSARNLWRCEVAGLETHGDQIRAALTGELPLAADLTTVAAAELDLRPGATVWATVKAAQTHAYPA, encoded by the coding sequence ATGACCGACATCGCGAAGACCGCCCAGGACACCGTCGGCGCACCCGGCCGGACCGGTGAGGGACTCGACGCCCGGCTGGTGGTCGAGCGCGGCTCCTTCCACCTCGACGTGGCGCTGAGCGCGGCCCCCGGTGACGTGGTCGCGCTCCTCGGCCCCAACGGCGCGGGCAAGACCACCGCCCTGCGCGCCCTCGCCGGGCTCGTCCCGCTCACCGACGGCCATCTACGGCTGGACGGCGCGGAGTTGGACCGTACGCGGCCGGAGTCCCGCCCGGTCGGCGTCGTCTTCCAGGACTACCTGCTCTTCCCCCACCTCACCGCGCTGGACAACGTGGCCTTCGGGCCGCGCTGCCACGGCGCGACCAAGGCGCAGGCCCGGGCCCAGGCCGCCGAGTGGCTGGAGCGCATGGGTCTCGCCGGCCACGCCGGTGCCAAGCCCCGCCGCCTCTCCGGCGGCCAGGCCCAGCGCGTAGCCCTCGCCCGCGCCCTGGCCACCCACCCCCGCCTGCTGCTCCTCGACGAACCCCTGGCCGCCCTCGACGCCCGCACCCGCCTCGACGTGCGTGCCCAACTCCGCCACCACCTGGCCGACTTCGAAGCGGTCGCCGTACTCGTCACGCACGATCCCCTGGACGCCATGGTGCTGGCCGACCACCTCGTCGTCATCGAGGACGGCCGCATCGTCCAGGAGGGCACCCCCGCCGACATCGCCCGCCACCCGCGCACCGACTACATCGCCCACCTGGTCGGACTCAACCTCTATCGGGGGCAGGCCGAGGGACACACGGTCCGCGTGGACGGCGCCACCGAAGTCTCGGTCACGACCACGGAGGCGCTCACCGGCCCGGCCTTCGTGGCCTTCCCGCCCAGCGCGGTCACCCTCCACCGCGACCGCCCCACCGGATCCAGTGCCCGCAACCTCTGGCGCTGCGAGGTGGCCGGCCTGGAGACCCACGGCGACCAGATCCGCGCCGCCCTCACCGGCGAACTCCCCCTGGCCGCCGACCTCACCACGGTCGCGGCCGCCGAACTCGACCTGCGCCCCGGAGCCACGGTCTGGGCGACGGTCAAGGCGGCCCAGACACACGCGTATCCCGCCTGA
- the modA gene encoding molybdate ABC transporter substrate-binding protein codes for MTRSVRRTRRTLQVTGAGAAALLALSACSSSDGTSSAKSDSSASASASAGLSGEVTVFAAASLKESFTTLGKEFEKAHPGTKVTFSFGGSDALAASITGGAPADVFASASPKTMKIVTDAGDASGTPATFVRNQLDIATLPGNPGKVASLKDLTKSDLKVVLCDQAVPCGAAAQKALDASKLKLTPVSYEEDVKAALNKVVLKEADAAVVYKTDVKAAGDKVEGVEFPESADAINDYPITLLKDAPNAAAAEAFIALVQSAEGQKVLNAAGFLKP; via the coding sequence ATGACCCGTTCCGTGCGCCGGACCCGTCGGACACTGCAGGTGACCGGCGCAGGCGCCGCAGCCCTGCTGGCCCTGAGCGCCTGTTCCTCCTCGGACGGCACCTCGTCGGCCAAGTCGGACTCCTCCGCGTCGGCCTCCGCCTCGGCAGGACTGTCCGGCGAGGTGACCGTCTTCGCCGCCGCCTCGCTGAAGGAGAGCTTCACGACGCTGGGCAAGGAGTTCGAGAAGGCTCACCCGGGCACCAAGGTGACCTTCAGCTTCGGCGGCAGCGACGCACTCGCCGCGAGCATCACCGGCGGCGCCCCGGCGGACGTGTTCGCCTCGGCCAGCCCCAAGACGATGAAGATCGTCACCGACGCCGGGGACGCCTCCGGCACGCCCGCCACCTTCGTGCGCAACCAGTTGGACATCGCCACCCTGCCGGGCAACCCCGGCAAGGTCGCCTCGCTGAAGGACCTCACCAAGTCCGACCTGAAGGTCGTGCTGTGCGACCAGGCGGTGCCGTGCGGCGCCGCGGCGCAGAAGGCCCTGGACGCAAGCAAGCTGAAGCTCACCCCGGTCTCCTACGAGGAGGACGTCAAGGCCGCCCTGAACAAGGTGGTGCTGAAGGAGGCCGACGCCGCGGTCGTCTACAAGACCGATGTGAAGGCCGCGGGTGACAAGGTGGAGGGCGTGGAGTTCCCCGAGTCGGCCGACGCCATCAACGACTACCCGATCACCCTGCTCAAGGACGCACCGAACGCCGCGGCCGCCGAGGCGTTCATCGCGCTGGTGCAGTCCGCCGAGGGCCAGAAGGTCCTGAACGCGGCCGGGTTCCTCAAGCCGTGA
- a CDS encoding 4-oxalocrotonate tautomerase family protein produces MTIITVNAPKGRLSLDQRRELAETLTDAVLVPEVGQFAPAARVGFQVYFAERERDMMAVGGRLLVDAGSELDVMVIDLAVMDAAWQPDVRAEVIERVLAALAAACGMEEPSPAWWVNFRVIDEGSWGSSGGVLSVLPLLESGVFTEERVKAVRAALGV; encoded by the coding sequence ATGACGATCATCACCGTGAACGCACCCAAGGGGCGCCTGAGCCTCGATCAGCGCCGCGAGCTGGCCGAGACGCTCACGGATGCCGTGCTGGTGCCCGAGGTGGGTCAGTTCGCGCCGGCCGCCCGGGTCGGATTCCAGGTGTACTTCGCCGAGCGTGAGCGCGACATGATGGCCGTCGGCGGACGGCTGCTGGTGGATGCCGGGAGCGAGCTGGACGTGATGGTGATCGACCTGGCGGTCATGGACGCCGCCTGGCAGCCGGACGTCCGTGCCGAGGTCATCGAGCGGGTGCTGGCCGCGCTGGCGGCGGCCTGCGGGATGGAGGAGCCGTCGCCGGCGTGGTGGGTCAACTTCCGCGTGATCGACGAGGGCAGCTGGGGTTCCTCGGGCGGCGTGCTGTCCGTCCTGCCCCTGCTCGAGAGTGGAGTGTTCACGGAGGAGAGGGTCAAGGCGGTTCGCGCCGCGCTCGGCGTTTGA
- a CDS encoding zinc-binding dehydrogenase, whose translation MRELTCVARRTVEWREAPDPKLRSDREAIVAPVAATPCDVDSSILAGHGFIDPPFALGHECVARVVETGDAVTAVAPGDQVVVPWSINCGTCDRCRAGLTAHCTAVPYMAMYGAPIGGTWGGLFSDLVRVPYADAMLVPLPTGLDPVAMASASDNWSLAWRLVAPHLNSRPGARVLVVARGSIGLYVCDIARALGASDVLYVDPDAEHRALAGAFGASTAESLDPLPQDFDIAVEATGRVDQLALVVKCLAPEGICESAGNHFRPGELPLLDMYLAGVTLRVARDNVRAHIPDALELAASGKVAPERVVSHVIDWEDLPTALPEKHLKPVFVRSDT comes from the coding sequence ATGCGTGAACTCACCTGCGTGGCCCGGCGCACCGTCGAGTGGCGTGAGGCGCCCGACCCTAAGCTCCGGTCCGACCGGGAGGCGATCGTCGCCCCGGTGGCCGCCACCCCCTGTGACGTGGACTCCTCGATCCTGGCCGGGCATGGCTTCATTGACCCGCCCTTCGCCCTCGGCCACGAGTGCGTCGCCCGGGTCGTCGAGACGGGCGACGCCGTCACCGCCGTAGCCCCCGGCGACCAGGTCGTGGTCCCGTGGTCCATCAACTGCGGCACCTGCGACCGCTGCCGGGCGGGACTGACCGCGCACTGCACGGCCGTTCCCTACATGGCGATGTACGGCGCACCGATCGGCGGCACCTGGGGCGGGCTCTTCTCCGACCTGGTCCGCGTGCCCTACGCCGACGCCATGCTGGTCCCGCTGCCCACCGGCCTGGACCCGGTCGCCATGGCCTCGGCCAGCGACAACTGGTCCCTGGCCTGGCGCCTGGTCGCCCCCCACCTCAACTCCCGCCCCGGCGCCCGGGTCCTGGTCGTCGCGCGCGGCAGTATCGGCCTGTACGTGTGCGACATCGCCCGCGCGCTGGGCGCCTCCGACGTCCTCTACGTCGACCCCGACGCCGAACACCGCGCCCTGGCCGGCGCCTTCGGAGCGTCCACCGCCGAATCCCTGGACCCGCTCCCGCAGGACTTCGACATCGCCGTGGAGGCCACCGGCCGCGTCGACCAGCTCGCCCTGGTCGTCAAGTGCCTGGCTCCGGAAGGCATCTGCGAGAGCGCGGGCAACCACTTCCGCCCCGGCGAGCTGCCCCTGCTCGACATGTACCTCGCCGGTGTCACCTTGCGCGTCGCCCGCGACAACGTCCGCGCCCACATCCCCGACGCCCTGGAACTCGCCGCCTCCGGCAAGGTCGCCCCCGAACGGGTCGTCTCCCACGTCATCGACTGGGAGGACCTGCCGACGGCACTGCCGGAGAAACACCTCAAGCCGGTCTTCGTACGTTCCGACACCTGA
- a CDS encoding 4-oxalocrotonate tautomerase family protein: protein MPMIRLTAPAGALTDQGRQSVQRDLAAVLLRWEGAPDTAFFRAQAWSYLVELPDGAQSTAEDDAPRFLVEVTVPQGALSERRKAGLVEEATRTVLSAAGLAADEALRVWVLVHEQPDGTWGAGGSVIRYADLVALAQQGKGGTADA from the coding sequence ATGCCGATGATCCGGCTCACAGCTCCGGCCGGCGCCCTGACCGACCAGGGCCGCCAGAGCGTTCAGCGTGACCTCGCCGCCGTACTGCTGCGCTGGGAGGGCGCTCCCGACACGGCGTTCTTCCGCGCCCAGGCCTGGAGCTACCTCGTCGAACTGCCGGACGGCGCCCAGAGCACCGCCGAGGACGACGCGCCGCGCTTCCTGGTGGAGGTCACCGTCCCGCAGGGCGCCCTGTCCGAGCGTCGCAAGGCCGGCCTGGTCGAGGAGGCGACGCGGACCGTCCTGTCCGCCGCCGGGCTCGCCGCCGACGAGGCGCTGCGGGTGTGGGTGCTGGTGCACGAACAGCCCGACGGCACCTGGGGCGCGGGCGGCTCCGTCATCCGCTACGCCGACCTCGTGGCCCTGGCTCAACAGGGCAAGGGGGGCACGGCCGATGCGTGA